The sequence CAGAGGGTACAGGGGCCCCCATGTCAACAGGACCGTGGAATAAATGCGGGTAAAATAAATAAAACCTTCAAAAAAATAACGCCAATCAAATTAATGATTGACGGCATAGTATTTTTTGTTTTTTCTACTGTCTACTTGACAGGGGCATGTTCAGGGGGTCGCTTTTTAGGTTCTATTTTTATGTGGCTCAATATTTCATTTTATGGTCTTTTAGGTATCAGTGTGGTGGCTAAATTTTTTCAGTCCACATATAATAATGTATTATCGTAAATTCTATTAAAGAATAATTGGTATTTTTTATGAAGATGTGCTATAATATTATTAAGAACAATTATCAATAAGAGGTGATGAATGTGAAAGAAGTATTTGAAATTAGAAACAACATATATTGGACTGGAGTGTTGGATCCAGAACTTAGAACATTTGATATAATTATGAAGACCCCCCACGGAAGTACTTATAATAGCTACTTTATAGATGATGAAAAGAAGGTTCTTATTGATACAGTAAAACCTAATTTTAAAGGGGAATTCATGGAAAAACTTCAGGGGCTTGTTGACATAAAAGATCTTGATATTGTGATAATAAATCACACTGAGCCAGACCATGCAGGATGCTTGAGGTATATCTTAGATATAAACCCCGATGTTGAAGTATACTCCACTAAGGCAGCTAATATATTCCTAAAAGAACAGGTTAATAGGGAATTTAAAGGGCATATAATTAAAGATGGAGAAACATTAAACATAGGAAGCAGAACCCTTAGGTTTATAACTGCGCCATTTTTACATTGGTCAGATACTATGTTTGTCTATAGTGAGGAAGACCAGTTTCTTTTTACATGTGACGGATTTGGTTCTCACTATTGTGCCGTGGAGCCAGATGCTTCTCACAGAAGTGATTATAAAGAAGCATTCGAACACTATTATGATTGTATCATGCACCCCTTCGCCCCACATATTTTAAGCGCTTTAGAGAAAGTGAAGGACTTAAAAATACAAAAAACTTTGCCATCCCATGGACCAATTTTAGAAGATGGGTCATATCAGAGGGAGAAATATTACCAATGGGCAAAAAGGGATAATGATAAACGAAATAAAAATCAGGTGGCAGTTATTTATCTAAGTGCCTATACAAACACCGAGAAAATGGCTTTGGGAATAATGGAAGGACTTCAAAAGGTAGATGGGGTAACTATTCGAATGATTGATGCTGAAAAAGAGCCTTTAAGTGAGATAGCAGAAGCCATAGCAACTTCAAAGGGAGTATTACTAGGGTCACCTACAATAAATAAGACAATGGTTAAACCTATGTGGGATATTTTCTCAATCATAGACCCCATGGCTAATATGGGTAAGATAGCAGGAGTATTTGGTTCTTACGGTTGGAGTGGTGAGGGCATAAAGATGGCTCAATCACTATTAAAACAAATGGGATTCAAGGTTCCGTTTGACCCACTAGAAAAGAAGTTTTCCCCATCAGAAGAAACCATAGAACAATGTGTGCACATGGGTAAGGAGTTTGGGGAAAAAATTATAGGATAGCACCTTACAAAAGCTCAGCACCCGTGCGTATTTAATATACGCGCGGGTGCTGAGCTTTTATCCGTCAAATCAAGACATTTTTGAGTAGTTTTAGTAGTAAGGTTTACTTTTGCACAGCAACCAGTCAGTGAAGCTGTACCTGTGTCGAAGGCAACTTAATATGTTCTTATTGTTTTGCCTTGGAAGGCTTCGGTGTCGATTTTATCTAATTGGTCTTCTGGTACAGTTATATAATTTGGGTTGCCATCACTTATATAGCGAAGGTGGGGGTTTCTTTCAAAGTATTCCATCCAGTAGTAAATGTAACCGTACTCCATGGGATCTTCCCCTCTTATACGGGGGATCTTATGTGGGTCAAAATCCTTACTGAAGGGTGAGTGACTGGGGTGTGAACCAACAAGGAGTATACCTAGATTGTGGTAAGGGGTACCTTCATGCTCTCCCTCAACTGCATAAGGGAACAACTCTTTTGGTGGAACACCACCAAAGGGTAAAGCCAGTGAATCTAATTCATAATCTGGCAAATAACTTTGAATCTCTTTAACCAACATACCTAGCTGTCTTTGCATTTCTTCCTTTGACTTCACATCCCTTGCTAAGTTTGGATGAGTATACGTATGATTCCCAATATCCATACCAAACTCAATTAACTCCTCAAGTTTTCTCTGGGTAAACTCAGGTTGTCTAAAGGGATTTGTGTTAACATAAAATGTTGCAGCAGTGCCAAAACCTGGATTTTTATCATTCATTTCTAAAAGAATTCCCACTGCTGAATCAGGATCAATAATCCACTGGCCATTTTCTTTAATATATCGGAACTGACCTTCAGTGCCATCATCAAAGGTAATAACAACAGGGGTATACCCTGCTTCAACGCTGATATTGCCCTTTAGGACATCTTTAAGGGAAACAAGCCTGTAACCGTTGTCATAAAGTACTTGTAGGTCTTTTCTAAAATTATCGGGAGTTCTTATCCATTCTTTTTCTTCAGGACCTATTTGATGGTACATAAGAACCATTATTTGACCAGCTTCGTTGGGTCGTATTGCTTCGAAGTCTATTTTTTCATCTTCTATCTCGTCCCCTGGTTCTTCTTCAATGGGGTTTTCTAGTTCACTTCCATTGTCAACATCACGGGGCTCAGTAGATACATTGCCGGTGCAACCTGTAATAAGTAATAATGCTAATACGAATAATACTAAGATTCTTTTCCGCATAAAATCCCCTCTCCCTTAGTTAATATAGGTTAATTATAAACCCTTGAGAACTAACTTGAAAGGGGGAGGTGTGAATAAAATTATGTAAATATTTCAAGAGACCAAGAGATTTTTAACCACTACTTTTCACTAAAAAGCTCCACACTACAAAAAGCAAGCTTTAACAGCCATATGTTTAGCCTTTATTCTCGTACGCTTTGTAAGTTTTGATAGTGCAGAGTAGTGGTTAAAATTCTATTAAGTTATTCTCCCGGAGGGACTCTGTCACGGAGTCTGAAACTTTTGCCTTAGGCTAACGCCTTCCTGCGGTAAAATCATCACAATATCTTCCATAATATATAAGTATAAGTTATAATAGGATTAGCATAATACTAAGTTGGGAGAGGTCATAATTGGGAATATTAGGTGTCGCATTAAGCTTATTTTTAATTATCTATCTAGTTAGGAAAAATATCAATGTGGGATGGGCTATGGTCTTAGGAGCCATAGTTGTAAGTATCTTTAGTCAAATGGGTTTATCAGGCACGTTTGAAGCATTTAAAACAGCAACTCTTTCTAATAATTTTATTAATCTTGCCTTGGTAGTTTTCCTAATATCACTACTAGGTTATATTATGAAGATGACCAAAGCCCTAGACTTAATGATATCTTCTTTGTTTGGCCTTTTGGGTGGTGGCAAGCTTTTGCTGATGGCAATCCCTAGCTTAATAGGACTTTTGACAGTGCCTGGGGGAGCTATACTATCAGCGCCCATGGTTGGAGAAAGTGGAGAGAAAATGGGTCTACTAAACTATCAAAAAGCAGCTATAAACATTTTCTTTAGACACATTTGGTATCCAATCTATCCCCTTTACCCAGCACTTTTACTGGCAACTAGTTTAACAGGTACCAGTGAAACCACCATAATGCTCATGTCATTTCCAGTTGTTTTTGCTGCGGTAATAACAGCTATGAACACAATGTTTGTGGGGAGCCAGGTGGTTAAAAAAGAAAAAAACATAAATAAATCAGAAGCCCTACTAAAACTGGTACAGAGTATGCTACCCCTAATTGCAACACTGGTTCTTGCCCTTGTGGTAAAGGTTCCATTCCCTCTCAGTGTATTTGTGGGAATAGTGCTAGCTTTATTCAATTTAATCGACGAGGGTAGCAATATCTTAGATGTGTTAATTCATAGGATTAAGACAATGATTTTACCAGGAGTAAATTTTAAAATGGTTATATCCGTGTATGGTATAATTGTCTTTGGAGAGGTTCTAAACGTCAGTGGAGTATTATCTGATTTTATGAATTCAATGGTAAGCTTAGGATTGCCTATAGGTTTACTAGGAGTAATATCCGCACTTTTAACAGGACTTATCACAGGATCAAACACTGCATCTTTAGGAATCAGCGTACCAGTGTTTTTACCCCTTATAGAGCATAACCCACTACCTTATATACTACTAATTTTCATGGCATCCTTACTTGGGTATATATTATCACCAATGCATTTATGCCTAATACTGACCAAGGATCACTTTAAGTGTCAATACAAAGAGATGTATAAATACTTCATGCCCCCAGTTTTAGCCATGGCCATTGTCACTACAGTTATAGCATTGATACTCATGTATATCTAAAAGGTGGGCAAAACCCACCTTTTCACATAAAAGTATTTGTTAAAAAAATCACTTTTCTAGGAGGGATTTTTCATGGGTGAGAAAATAAATCGTAGGGAAATACCCAGTGTGACAAAACTAGTTGGGCACAGGGTGGGTAAGGAATTAATACAAGAATTTGGCCGACAAGAATTTTTGTTGGAGTGCCGTAAAACCCTAGAGTCTATTAGAAATAACTCGGAGGATTATTGGGGTGTTTTAATTCCCGAAAATATTTTAGAAAAAATAAAACGAAATCTTAACCGTAAATCCACAAAGAAACTAAAGCCTGTTATCAACTGTACAGGAACTATACTACATACAAACCTCGGCAGGGCACCTTTATCAATGGAAGTTGGTGAGGTCTTAAAGAACATAAGTGTAGGGTATAGTAACCTAGAATTTGACTTAGAGACAGGTCAAAGGGGTACTAGGACAGCAGGCATAGAGGAGCAACTGAACACCCTACTTGGAGTGGAAGACTGTGCCATTGTAAATAACAATGCAGCTGCAGTACTACTGGTTCTTATGACAATGGCTAAGGGAAAAGAAGTTATTATATCTAGGGGACAGCTAGTGGAAATTGGTGGATCCTTCAGAATACCTGAGATTATGGAACAAAGCGGAAGTATCCTAAGGGAAGTGGGTGCAACCAATAAAGTCCATTTGAAAGATTATGAAAATGCTATTACAGAAAACACCTGTGCAATCATGAGGGTCCATCCAAGTAACTATAGAGTTACGGGGTTCACCAAGGAGGTTAGCTTGGCAGAATTAAGGGAGCTATCTATAAAATACAAGATTCCTCTAATTGACGATTTAGGTAGCGGTACTATTGTAGAGTTAGACAAATGGGGAGTTTATGATGAGCCAACAGTGAATCAATCTGTAAAGATTGGTGGAGATATAGTAACCTTTAGTGGTGATAAACTCCTAGGTGGCCCACAATGTGGAATTATAGTTGGCAAAAGAGAGTACATCCAAAAAATAAAAAAGCATCCACTTATGAGAGCCTTAAGGTGCGATAAACTTGTATTAACTGCTCTGCAATACACCTTAGAGATGTATAAACAAGATAGGTTTACAAAAATACCCCTATATAAGTTCTTAGAGCGTAATACAGTAGAGCTACATAGATTGGCTAAAGACATAACCAAGGAGATTCCTCAAGGAACCTATGAGATACAAGAAGATTATGCATATGTTGGAGGAGGGGCACTGCCCACCCAAGAAATACCCACAGTTATCATAAAGTTTAAAGGTGACTATTCTGCAAAGAAGCTATCCCAAGCCTTTAGAGAACAAGAAAAACCAATAATAGGTCGAATAAACCAAGATCAATTTATTTTAGATTTGAAAGCTGTTTTTGAAGAAGATGTCCCTTATATCCAAAGGATAACTACAAAAATCTGGGGTGATATAAATGGTTAATATCATTATTGGCACTTCAGGACATGTGGATCACGGAAAAACAAGTTTGATTAAAGCACTTACGGGAGTGGATACAGACAAGCTTAAAGAGGAAAAAGAGCGGGGTATAACCATCCAGCTAGGGTTTACATATTTCCAATTAAATGAAGAAACAAGAGCAGGTATAGTAGATGTGCCAGGTCATGAAAAATTCGTCCGCAATATGCTTGCGGGGGTTGGCGGTATGGACCTTGTACTGATGGTGGTTGCTGCCGATGAAGGAGTAATGCCTCAGACAAAAGAACATTTGAATATACTTCAACTACTTAATGTAAAAAAAGGTATTGTTGTGGTAACTAAAAAAGACATAGTTGATGATGAATTGCTGGAATTAGTCGTTGAGGATATAAAAGATGCCATAAAGGGTACATTTTTAGAAAAGTCCCCTTTTATTCCTGTATCTTCAGTCACCAATGAAGGGATTGAAGAACTAAAAGCTGAGATTAACAAATATATCAGTAATGCCCAAATCCAATCAAAATCAGCTAAAGACTTTTTTAGATTACCCATAGATAGGGTGTTTAGTCTGAAAGGTATTGGCACGGTTGTTACAGGCACCTTGAAAGATGGGACCATATCTGTAGGAGATACCTGTGTAGTATATCCTGGTGAGAGACAGGTAAGAGTAAGACAAATCCAAGTTCATGGTGAACAGGTTGACACAGCTTTTCCTGGACAAAGGTCTGCCGTTAACTTAACGGGAATTGAAAAGGAAGAGTTGTCCATGGGAGATCTTCTGACAACATTTGCCTACTTAAAGCCACAGAACAAAGTGAACTGTATCTTGAGAATTTTGGACCATGCACCGGAATTAGATAGCGGAACTATAGTTAGGTTTCACTGGGGCACAGAAGAAACCTACGGAAGAGCTGTACTCCTTGATAGGGATACATTGCTACCTGGCGAAAGTTGTTATTGTCAGTTGAGACTAGAAAAAGAAGTTGTTGTTGCTAGAGGAGATAGTTTTGTTATTCGATCAATGTCACCTGTTGATACAATAGGTGGGGGTACGGTTTTTAATAGTACTAGTAAAAGGATCCCTAGGTATAATATGCGAGTTATAAAAAACATGGAGATAAACGAAATAGGTGAGACACAAGAGATAATTTTAGAAGGAATCAAGCAATATGGTATAAGGGGAATAACCTTTGGGGAGTTAGCTCAAGATCTGCAAATCAACCGTAGGGAGATAGAAGAGGTTATTCCTAAACTAAAAATAGAAGACAAAATAGTGGATATAAAAGACGATAATATTGTTCTTATGGAAAAATCCCACTACAACAACTTGACTTCTAAAATACTAGCTATCCTTTCAGAATATCACGTAAAATATCCCCTAAGAATAGGAATGGACAAAGAAGAGCTTCGAAGTAAGCTCGGAAGTAAATATTCAGTAAAGCTTATGGTATCTATATTAAAGAAAATGCAATTAGAGAATCTAGTTGAGATGGAAGGACTTTATGTAAGTTTAAAGGGATTTCAAATTTCACTATCTGGCAAGGAACTGGCGCTTGTAAACCAAGCTCTAAGCCTACTAAAGGAGAGTCAGTTCAAACCACCTAATAGGGAAGATATTAACATACCTGTTAACCTATTGGAGTATCTAGTGAGAAAAGGAGATGTGTTAATTATTGGCGACATACCTTTCCATAAGGATGTAGTTAACGAAGGGATTAGTGAGGTAATAGCATATCTAAAAGAAAAT comes from Alkalicella caledoniensis and encodes:
- a CDS encoding polysaccharide deacetylase family protein, encoding MRKRILVLFVLALLLITGCTGNVSTEPRDVDNGSELENPIEEEPGDEIEDEKIDFEAIRPNEAGQIMVLMYHQIGPEEKEWIRTPDNFRKDLQVLYDNGYRLVSLKDVLKGNISVEAGYTPVVITFDDGTEGQFRYIKENGQWIIDPDSAVGILLEMNDKNPGFGTAATFYVNTNPFRQPEFTQRKLEELIEFGMDIGNHTYTHPNLARDVKSKEEMQRQLGMLVKEIQSYLPDYELDSLALPFGGVPPKELFPYAVEGEHEGTPYHNLGILLVGSHPSHSPFSKDFDPHKIPRIRGEDPMEYGYIYYWMEYFERNPHLRYISDGNPNYITVPEDQLDKIDTEAFQGKTIRTY
- a CDS encoding DUF401 family protein gives rise to the protein MGILGVALSLFLIIYLVRKNINVGWAMVLGAIVVSIFSQMGLSGTFEAFKTATLSNNFINLALVVFLISLLGYIMKMTKALDLMISSLFGLLGGGKLLLMAIPSLIGLLTVPGGAILSAPMVGESGEKMGLLNYQKAAINIFFRHIWYPIYPLYPALLLATSLTGTSETTIMLMSFPVVFAAVITAMNTMFVGSQVVKKEKNINKSEALLKLVQSMLPLIATLVLALVVKVPFPLSVFVGIVLALFNLIDEGSNILDVLIHRIKTMILPGVNFKMVISVYGIIVFGEVLNVSGVLSDFMNSMVSLGLPIGLLGVISALLTGLITGSNTASLGISVPVFLPLIEHNPLPYILLIFMASLLGYILSPMHLCLILTKDHFKCQYKEMYKYFMPPVLAMAIVTTVIALILMYI
- a CDS encoding FprA family A-type flavoprotein: MKEVFEIRNNIYWTGVLDPELRTFDIIMKTPHGSTYNSYFIDDEKKVLIDTVKPNFKGEFMEKLQGLVDIKDLDIVIINHTEPDHAGCLRYILDINPDVEVYSTKAANIFLKEQVNREFKGHIIKDGETLNIGSRTLRFITAPFLHWSDTMFVYSEEDQFLFTCDGFGSHYCAVEPDASHRSDYKEAFEHYYDCIMHPFAPHILSALEKVKDLKIQKTLPSHGPILEDGSYQREKYYQWAKRDNDKRNKNQVAVIYLSAYTNTEKMALGIMEGLQKVDGVTIRMIDAEKEPLSEIAEAIATSKGVLLGSPTINKTMVKPMWDIFSIIDPMANMGKIAGVFGSYGWSGEGIKMAQSLLKQMGFKVPFDPLEKKFSPSEETIEQCVHMGKEFGEKIIG
- the selB gene encoding selenocysteine-specific translation elongation factor, which gives rise to MVNIIIGTSGHVDHGKTSLIKALTGVDTDKLKEEKERGITIQLGFTYFQLNEETRAGIVDVPGHEKFVRNMLAGVGGMDLVLMVVAADEGVMPQTKEHLNILQLLNVKKGIVVVTKKDIVDDELLELVVEDIKDAIKGTFLEKSPFIPVSSVTNEGIEELKAEINKYISNAQIQSKSAKDFFRLPIDRVFSLKGIGTVVTGTLKDGTISVGDTCVVYPGERQVRVRQIQVHGEQVDTAFPGQRSAVNLTGIEKEELSMGDLLTTFAYLKPQNKVNCILRILDHAPELDSGTIVRFHWGTEETYGRAVLLDRDTLLPGESCYCQLRLEKEVVVARGDSFVIRSMSPVDTIGGGTVFNSTSKRIPRYNMRVIKNMEINEIGETQEIILEGIKQYGIRGITFGELAQDLQINRREIEEVIPKLKIEDKIVDIKDDNIVLMEKSHYNNLTSKILAILSEYHVKYPLRIGMDKEELRSKLGSKYSVKLMVSILKKMQLENLVEMEGLYVSLKGFQISLSGKELALVNQALSLLKESQFKPPNREDINIPVNLLEYLVRKGDVLIIGDIPFHKDVVNEGISEVIAYLKENPQGMELSQIKDLLGTSRKYIVPILEYYDGLGITKRSGDVRILGVKGRELSK
- the selA gene encoding L-seryl-tRNA(Sec) selenium transferase, whose amino-acid sequence is MGEKINRREIPSVTKLVGHRVGKELIQEFGRQEFLLECRKTLESIRNNSEDYWGVLIPENILEKIKRNLNRKSTKKLKPVINCTGTILHTNLGRAPLSMEVGEVLKNISVGYSNLEFDLETGQRGTRTAGIEEQLNTLLGVEDCAIVNNNAAAVLLVLMTMAKGKEVIISRGQLVEIGGSFRIPEIMEQSGSILREVGATNKVHLKDYENAITENTCAIMRVHPSNYRVTGFTKEVSLAELRELSIKYKIPLIDDLGSGTIVELDKWGVYDEPTVNQSVKIGGDIVTFSGDKLLGGPQCGIIVGKREYIQKIKKHPLMRALRCDKLVLTALQYTLEMYKQDRFTKIPLYKFLERNTVELHRLAKDITKEIPQGTYEIQEDYAYVGGGALPTQEIPTVIIKFKGDYSAKKLSQAFREQEKPIIGRINQDQFILDLKAVFEEDVPYIQRITTKIWGDING